Proteins encoded within one genomic window of Ferviditalea candida:
- a CDS encoding UxaA family hydrolase: MAEKQHKIVMMKPHDKVAVALEPLSAGTTVNVRNAETTLTVQLKDSIEFGHKFAVVPIAEGEDILKYGEVIGMATRAIEVGEHVHIHNLEGKRGRGDKIGANG, translated from the coding sequence TTGGCTGAGAAACAACATAAAATCGTCATGATGAAGCCGCACGATAAGGTGGCCGTCGCTCTCGAACCGCTGTCCGCAGGTACGACCGTGAATGTTCGCAATGCAGAGACAACGCTCACAGTGCAATTGAAGGATTCCATCGAATTCGGCCATAAGTTCGCCGTGGTTCCGATTGCCGAGGGTGAGGATATTTTGAAATATGGCGAAGTCATAGGCATGGCAACGCGTGCAATTGAAGTCGGAGAGCATGTCCACATCCATAATTTGGAGGGCAAAAGAGGGAGAGGCGATAAAATTGGCGCAAACGGATAA
- a CDS encoding UxaA family hydrolase, giving the protein MAQTDKRTFWGYRRPNGTVGIRNHVLILPTIVCATQAARQITELVHGTVSFIHQHGCAQVGVDFEQTMRTYIGMGANPNVYGVVVLGLGCETHQAKMIAHEIAKTGKPVEVVAIQDYGGTLMATAQGAKIAVKMVQEASMQRRELCDFSELIVGTECGGSDACSGLSANPAVGVVSDRIADLGGTSILAETTELIGAEHLLAERAVDDKVAKRVYEVIHAMENRAIQMGVDIRTGNPSPGNIRGGLSSLEEKSLGAAAKAGTRPLQELIDYAQKPTRKGLVWMDTPGHDIEQLTGMVAGGSQLALFTTGRGTPTGSPIAPTIKIATNSTVFESMNDNIDLNAGTIIDGTETIEQVGERIFDEIIEVCNGKLTKAEILKQHDFGIWRIGPTF; this is encoded by the coding sequence TTGGCGCAAACGGATAAAAGAACGTTTTGGGGATATAGAAGACCCAACGGCACTGTGGGAATCCGCAATCATGTGCTTATTTTGCCGACGATCGTCTGCGCGACTCAGGCGGCTAGGCAAATTACGGAATTGGTTCACGGCACGGTAAGCTTTATTCACCAGCACGGGTGTGCCCAGGTCGGTGTCGATTTCGAGCAAACCATGCGGACGTATATCGGCATGGGAGCCAATCCCAACGTTTATGGGGTTGTTGTTTTGGGGCTGGGATGCGAGACGCATCAGGCTAAAATGATCGCGCACGAGATCGCCAAAACAGGCAAGCCTGTCGAGGTTGTGGCGATTCAAGATTACGGCGGCACCCTGATGGCGACGGCTCAGGGCGCGAAAATCGCCGTCAAAATGGTTCAGGAAGCATCCATGCAAAGGCGCGAGCTCTGTGATTTCAGCGAGCTGATCGTGGGTACGGAGTGCGGGGGATCCGACGCGTGTTCCGGCTTGTCGGCGAACCCTGCCGTAGGGGTTGTCAGCGACAGGATAGCGGACCTGGGCGGAACATCGATTCTTGCGGAAACGACGGAATTGATCGGAGCCGAGCATCTTCTGGCGGAACGAGCGGTCGATGATAAAGTCGCAAAGCGCGTATATGAGGTCATCCATGCGATGGAAAATCGGGCGATCCAGATGGGTGTGGACATTCGAACGGGAAATCCGAGCCCCGGCAATATCAGGGGCGGACTCAGCTCCTTGGAAGAGAAATCGCTGGGAGCCGCGGCCAAGGCGGGAACCCGTCCGCTGCAGGAATTGATCGATTATGCCCAAAAACCGACCCGGAAGGGTCTCGTTTGGATGGATACGCCCGGCCATGACATCGAGCAATTGACCGGCATGGTCGCAGGCGGTTCGCAGCTGGCTTTGTTCACTACCGGGCGCGGAACGCCGACAGGATCGCCGATCGCACCGACGATCAAGATTGCCACCAATTCGACCGTTTTCGAAAGCATGAACGACAACATCGATCTCAATGCGGGCACGATCATAGACGGAACGGAAACAATCGAACAAGTCGGCGAACGGATCTTTGATGAAATCATTGAAGTGTGCAACGGCAAACTGACCAAGGCGGAAATTTTAAAGCAGCACGATTTCGGCATTTGGAGAATTGGTCCAACGTTTTAG
- a CDS encoding TRAP transporter substrate-binding protein: MFMKKFLTVIMIFSLALLSLAGCSSSEKKNTDAGSASNAQEPKEAKVRTIRAGIGLTETHPEYKALLKWKELVEEKTKGTIKVETFPSGQMGDDRTMTENLQMGTLEVTIPSTAPLVNFVKDFAVYDIPFLFANTKVADAVLDGPVGQELLDKLPAANLVGLAYWENGFRNLTNSKHPVANIDDFKGLKIRTMENKIHLEVFRALGSNPTPMAFTELFTALQQGTVDGQENPLVTIYNSKFYEVQKYVSMTNHVYSPFVFLMSKKFWDASTPEEQKIFVDAAKEARDYERKLIRDGNDQYRQDLIAKGMQFTDITPEVHQQLVEKSSPAVEKFIGDGKDKLINTDIYNKMKAAVKEAEAQNK, from the coding sequence ATGTTTATGAAAAAATTCTTGACAGTCATAATGATCTTTAGTTTGGCCCTTCTATCACTCGCAGGATGTTCTTCTTCCGAAAAGAAAAATACAGATGCCGGCAGCGCCTCAAATGCTCAAGAACCAAAAGAAGCGAAAGTTAGAACCATTCGTGCGGGTATCGGATTAACTGAAACGCACCCGGAATACAAAGCGCTTCTGAAATGGAAAGAGCTTGTAGAAGAAAAAACAAAAGGGACAATCAAGGTGGAAACTTTTCCAAGCGGTCAAATGGGAGATGACCGGACGATGACGGAAAATCTGCAAATGGGAACGCTGGAGGTTACGATTCCTTCCACAGCCCCGTTGGTTAATTTTGTAAAGGATTTTGCGGTCTATGACATTCCATTTTTATTTGCAAATACAAAGGTCGCTGATGCAGTTCTGGATGGTCCTGTCGGACAGGAATTGCTGGATAAATTGCCGGCTGCCAATTTGGTTGGTTTGGCGTATTGGGAAAACGGATTCCGCAATTTAACCAACAGCAAGCATCCGGTTGCCAATATCGATGATTTTAAAGGTCTGAAGATCCGGACAATGGAAAACAAAATTCATCTGGAAGTATTCAGGGCATTAGGATCCAACCCTACGCCGATGGCATTTACCGAATTGTTCACTGCATTGCAGCAAGGAACAGTGGACGGACAAGAAAATCCGCTGGTCACGATTTACAACTCGAAATTCTATGAAGTGCAAAAATATGTATCAATGACCAATCATGTATACAGCCCGTTCGTATTTCTAATGAGCAAGAAATTCTGGGATGCCTCTACTCCGGAAGAACAAAAAATATTCGTCGATGCCGCCAAGGAAGCGCGCGACTACGAACGCAAATTGATTCGTGACGGAAACGATCAATATCGCCAGGATCTAATCGCTAAAGGGATGCAATTCACGGATATCACTCCGGAGGTTCATCAACAGCTTGTCGAAAAATCCTCCCCGGCAGTTGAGAAATTTATCGGAGACGGGAAGGATAAACTCATCAATACGGACATTTACAACAAAATGAAAGCGGCCGTGAAAGAGGCTGAGGCCCAGAATAAATAA
- a CDS encoding TRAP transporter small permease: MRLLRKIDEHFEEYLSVILFSLMTLLIFLQIIFRFLLNASLDWTEELARYSFVWLVYLSASLGVKKNRHIRVELVEKLLPQKASKWFGFLAELIWLLFSLTMVKQGYLVAKMNLETGQNSPSLNLPMGFVYAIIPIGFGLISLRVLQKIILRFRNQSRPESSSG, translated from the coding sequence ATGAGGCTGTTGAGAAAAATTGACGAGCATTTTGAAGAATACCTCAGTGTCATTTTGTTTTCCTTGATGACGCTGTTGATCTTTTTGCAAATTATATTCCGCTTTTTGTTAAACGCTTCTTTGGATTGGACCGAAGAGTTGGCAAGATACTCATTTGTTTGGTTGGTATATTTGTCCGCAAGTTTAGGCGTCAAGAAAAATCGGCATATTCGCGTTGAACTCGTAGAAAAGCTTCTTCCTCAGAAAGCGTCCAAATGGTTCGGATTTCTTGCTGAATTGATCTGGCTTCTGTTCTCATTAACGATGGTCAAGCAAGGCTATCTGGTCGCAAAAATGAATCTGGAGACGGGGCAAAACTCCCCATCGCTAAATTTGCCGATGGGGTTTGTCTACGCAATTATCCCCATCGGCTTCGGGCTGATCTCGTTGCGGGTTTTGCAAAAAATCATTCTTCGGTTTAGAAACCAGAGCAGACCGGAATCGTCTTCCGGATAA